The proteins below are encoded in one region of Caloramator mitchellensis:
- a CDS encoding spore germination protein, whose translation MLWNKFNSNKNNKSRISNSLNENIDKIREIFKEDKTLVCRFLQKNNTKFCIVYINGLVKEDSITSDVISKILYSDFITNDNDLAEQLTKTILSSLSIELSSDFEYVINSILNGKSSLFIDGEGKSILIDARGFSTRSIDEPASETIVRGPREGFNESIITNLSLIRRRIPHPDLKFIFKEVGKYTKTNICIAYISSISSEGILQEVLKRLDAIEIDSILDSGYISELICDHPFSTFQTIGYTERPDVVCSKILEGRIAIIVDGSPFALTLPYLLIEAFQSNEDYYSSWLFASFNRLIRILGFFLSTTIPSLFIALSNYHQELLPTPLLLSIAAAREGVPFPTVIEAFGMIFVFEILREAGTRLPKPVGQAVSIVGVLVIGEAAVSARFISAPMVIITALTGITEFLIPQLTTSIIAYRFIILFFTAFLGFYGTMFGLFTMFIQLFSMKSFGVPYTLHAVSIDFQNIKDTAIRVPWWAMKLRPILIGAKNKVRNTSINPMKGKDNGEVS comes from the coding sequence ATGCTGTGGAATAAGTTTAATAGTAATAAGAACAATAAATCAAGAATTTCTAATTCATTAAACGAAAATATAGATAAAATAAGAGAAATATTTAAAGAAGATAAAACATTAGTTTGCAGGTTTTTACAGAAGAATAATACTAAGTTTTGTATAGTTTATATAAATGGATTGGTTAAGGAAGACTCTATAACAAGCGATGTAATCAGCAAAATATTGTATAGCGATTTTATAACAAATGATAACGATTTAGCTGAGCAATTAACCAAAACTATTCTATCATCTTTATCAATAGAATTAAGCTCAGATTTTGAATATGTAATAAACTCCATCCTTAATGGCAAATCTTCTCTTTTTATTGATGGTGAAGGAAAATCAATTTTAATCGATGCCAGGGGATTTTCAACGCGTTCAATAGATGAACCTGCATCTGAAACTATAGTAAGGGGTCCAAGAGAGGGTTTTAATGAATCTATTATTACCAATCTTTCGTTGATAAGAAGGAGAATTCCACACCCTGACTTAAAATTCATATTTAAAGAAGTGGGTAAATACACCAAAACAAACATATGTATTGCTTATATTTCCAGCATTTCTTCTGAAGGTATTCTGCAAGAAGTTTTAAAAAGACTTGATGCTATCGAAATAGACTCTATTTTGGATTCAGGATATATCTCAGAGCTTATATGTGACCATCCATTCAGCACATTTCAAACTATAGGCTATACTGAAAGACCGGATGTTGTCTGCAGCAAAATATTAGAAGGCCGTATTGCAATAATTGTAGACGGCTCTCCCTTTGCTTTAACTTTACCATACCTATTAATTGAAGCATTCCAATCAAATGAAGATTATTATTCAAGCTGGTTATTTGCTTCATTTAACAGGCTTATACGAATATTAGGTTTTTTTCTTTCCACCACCATACCTTCTTTATTTATTGCTCTTTCTAATTATCACCAGGAATTGCTCCCAACACCCTTGCTTCTTAGCATTGCTGCTGCAAGAGAAGGGGTTCCATTTCCAACTGTTATAGAAGCATTTGGCATGATATTTGTTTTCGAAATATTAAGAGAAGCTGGAACTAGGCTCCCAAAACCAGTGGGTCAGGCTGTCAGCATAGTTGGAGTTCTTGTTATTGGTGAGGCTGCTGTAAGTGCAAGATTTATTAGCGCTCCAATGGTTATTATAACTGCTTTAACAGGAATAACTGAATTTTTAATACCTCAATTAACAACTTCTATAATAGCATATAGATTTATAATACTTTTTTTTACAGCATTTTTAGGTTTTTACGGAACAATGTTTGGTTTGTTTACTATGTTTATTCAATTATTTTCAATGAAAAGTTTTGGGGTTCCCTACACACTACATGCTGTTTCAATAGATTTTCAGAATATTAAAGATACTGCCATAAGAGTTCCATGGTGGGCAATGAAGTTGAGGCCAATTTTAATAGGTGCTAAAAATAAAGTTAGAAATACTTCTATAAATCCTATGAAGGGAAAGGATAACGGTGAAGTTAGTTAA
- the pdxS gene encoding pyridoxal 5'-phosphate synthase lyase subunit PdxS translates to MERYKLNADLAKMLKGGVIMDVTNAKEAEIAERAGACAVMALERVPADIRKQGGVARMSDPKLIKEIKRAVSIPVMAKVRIGHIVEAQILEALEIDYIDESEVLTPADDKYHINKWDFKVPFVCGARNLGEALRRIGEGAAMIRTKGEAGTGNVVEAVRHIRQIMDDIRKVKNAPIEELMTIAKELEAPYHLVEYVWREGKLPVVNFAAGGIATPADAALMMQLGAEGIFVGSGIFKSSNPEKRAKAIVLATTYYKDANVLAEISEDLGEPMFGIEINELKNNLAERGW, encoded by the coding sequence ATGGAAAGATACAAATTAAACGCAGACCTTGCTAAGATGTTAAAGGGCGGGGTGATTATGGATGTAACAAATGCTAAGGAGGCTGAAATTGCTGAAAGGGCAGGTGCATGCGCTGTTATGGCACTAGAGAGAGTTCCAGCCGATATTAGAAAACAGGGTGGGGTTGCAAGAATGTCTGACCCTAAACTTATCAAGGAAATAAAGAGAGCAGTTTCAATTCCTGTAATGGCAAAGGTGAGAATAGGACATATAGTAGAGGCACAAATACTTGAAGCTTTAGAAATAGACTATATCGATGAAAGCGAAGTTTTAACTCCAGCAGATGATAAGTATCACATCAACAAATGGGATTTTAAAGTTCCTTTTGTGTGTGGCGCAAGAAATTTAGGAGAGGCCCTAAGAAGAATAGGAGAAGGGGCTGCTATGATTAGAACAAAGGGCGAAGCCGGAACAGGAAATGTTGTTGAGGCTGTAAGGCATATTAGGCAGATAATGGATGACATAAGAAAGGTAAAGAATGCTCCAATTGAAGAGCTTATGACAATAGCTAAAGAGTTGGAAGCCCCATATCATCTTGTAGAATATGTTTGGAGGGAAGGAAAGCTTCCGGTTGTGAATTTTGCGGCTGGGGGAATTGCAACGCCAGCGGATGCTGCCCTAATGATGCAGCTTGGAGCAGAAGGAATATTTGTTGGTTCAGGTATATTCAAATCATCCAATCCAGAAAAAAGAGCAAAGGCTATTGTTTTAGCTACAACATATTATAAAGATGCAAATGTTCTGGCAGAAATCTCAGAGGATTTAGGAGAGCCTATGTTTGGAATTGAGATAAATGAGCTTAAAAACAATCTTGCTGAAAGAGGCTGGTAA
- the pdxT gene encoding pyridoxal 5'-phosphate synthase glutaminase subunit PdxT, whose amino-acid sequence MNIGVLSVQGGVIEHINHLKALDVEAIEIKKKEELDEIDGIILPGGESTTIGKIISENGIKDKLVELIKNGLPVWGTCAGMILLAKEIKNDRRRHLCVMDIEVERNAFGSQINSFIVNSKLENISNESIPLIFIRAPYISTLLSGNVEIIHKIDGKIVAARQKNMLATAFHPELSDSLEFHKYFIERMCKQ is encoded by the coding sequence ATGAATATAGGAGTTTTGTCTGTTCAAGGTGGAGTGATTGAACACATAAACCATCTTAAAGCACTGGATGTTGAGGCGATTGAAATAAAAAAGAAGGAAGAATTAGATGAAATTGATGGGATTATTCTACCAGGAGGAGAGAGCACTACAATAGGTAAAATAATTTCTGAAAATGGAATAAAAGATAAGCTTGTAGAATTGATAAAAAATGGACTTCCCGTCTGGGGAACCTGTGCAGGGATGATTCTTCTTGCAAAGGAAATTAAGAATGACAGAAGAAGACATTTGTGTGTTATGGATATTGAAGTTGAAAGAAATGCATTTGGTAGTCAGATAAACAGTTTTATTGTAAACAGCAAACTTGAGAATATTTCAAACGAGTCTATTCCGCTAATTTTTATAAGGGCTCCATATATTAGCACATTATTATCGGGTAATGTTGAAATAATTCACAAGATAGATGGAAAGATTGTTGCAGCAAGACAAAAGAATATGCTCGCAACAGCATTTCATCCAGAGCTTAGCGATAGTTTGGAGTTTCATAAATACTTTATAGAAAGAATGTGCAAACAATAA
- a CDS encoding deoxynucleoside kinase, with amino-acid sequence MFYFDALSKINKGGFWDMLVIDGVVGVGKTTLMKILKEQGYIPFEEPVFDNPILEKFYYDRHRYSFPLQIFFLNKRFKHIKEASMVDNAVMDRSIYGDVIFAKMLKDSGEMSQEEFDLYIELFENMIEHCHPPKLMIYLEISVDEAIRRINLRGRDYEKIVEREYWEKLNKNYREYFEQYSISPILKINVDNLDFENIPEHRQFVLDKISEALGK; translated from the coding sequence ATGTTTTACTTTGATGCTCTCAGCAAGATAAATAAAGGAGGATTTTGGGACATGCTTGTTATCGATGGTGTTGTTGGTGTAGGAAAAACCACCCTAATGAAAATTTTGAAGGAACAGGGTTATATTCCTTTTGAAGAACCTGTTTTTGACAATCCAATTCTTGAGAAATTCTACTATGACAGACATAGATATAGCTTTCCGCTGCAGATATTTTTCTTAAACAAGAGGTTTAAGCATATCAAGGAAGCTTCAATGGTAGATAATGCTGTTATGGATAGAAGTATTTATGGAGATGTCATTTTTGCAAAGATGTTAAAGGACAGCGGAGAAATGAGCCAGGAAGAGTTCGACCTTTACATAGAGCTTTTTGAAAATATGATTGAACACTGCCATCCTCCAAAGCTTATGATTTATCTTGAAATATCAGTTGATGAAGCAATAAGAAGAATTAATCTTCGCGGCCGTGATTATGAAAAGATAGTTGAAAGGGAATATTGGGAAAAATTGAACAAAAACTATAGAGAATATTTTGAGCAATATTCAATTTCGCCTATTCTTAAAATTAATGTAGACAACCTTGATTTTGAAAACATCCCTGAGCACCGCCAATTTGTCCTTGACAAAATAAGTGAAGCTTTAGGAAAATAA
- a CDS encoding sensor histidine kinase, which translates to MNINESEVSILGYGNVFYKMFVNSPNIVLLADEDGKLILANRMFYRIVKDEIVDKNIFDIFNFNKDEITTHLKKNEELFIEKFIYNKYGKELWLKIHFYLVKHKERRFLTAILNDITDIVEMTRRIDDDEMMLSNILNGVEDFICMTDLGGTITYLNSSAERILGFKKEEMIGKKLSEYFHQDELEEAKKEFQNLLDGKGVIDKRKFRLLNSNGEYIWFEFIHSSLIEENNVKVGTILICREITEKIRMEHENKKIAQELEYERLKSEFLANVSHELKTPLNVIYGIVQLMEMFKNKNETTEFVNNFDKFFPILKQNTYRLLRLTNNIVDLTKADAGFLTLNAENVDIVYLVEEICNSTRNYLSSKNIELIFNTEVEEKVIACDTNKIERVILNLLSNAVKFSNNNGRIEVDIREIPGKVQLTISDNGIGIPKEMLNEVFDRFKLVDTTLTRENEGSGIGLSLVKEFIDLHAGTIEVESTVGLGTKFIITLPDITLEDESAASYSEKNYLEQVHVEFSDLSK; encoded by the coding sequence GTGAATATTAATGAATCAGAAGTCTCCATTTTAGGATACGGAAATGTATTCTATAAGATGTTCGTAAACAGCCCAAATATTGTGCTGCTTGCGGATGAAGACGGTAAATTAATTCTTGCTAACAGAATGTTTTACAGGATAGTTAAAGATGAAATAGTTGATAAAAATATTTTTGATATTTTCAACTTCAACAAGGATGAAATTACAACTCATTTAAAAAAGAATGAGGAACTTTTCATCGAGAAATTTATTTATAATAAATATGGAAAAGAGTTATGGCTCAAAATTCACTTTTACCTTGTAAAACATAAAGAGAGAAGATTCTTAACAGCTATTTTAAACGACATTACAGACATAGTTGAAATGACAAGAAGAATTGACGATGATGAGATGATGCTTTCAAACATTTTAAACGGGGTCGAGGATTTTATATGCATGACGGATTTAGGGGGAACGATTACATATCTAAATTCTTCAGCAGAGAGAATACTTGGATTTAAGAAAGAAGAAATGATAGGCAAAAAACTTAGTGAATATTTTCACCAGGATGAGTTGGAGGAAGCAAAAAAAGAGTTTCAAAATCTACTGGATGGCAAAGGTGTGATTGATAAGAGAAAATTTAGACTGCTAAATTCAAATGGAGAATACATATGGTTTGAATTTATACACAGCTCTTTAATAGAAGAAAATAATGTGAAAGTTGGAACTATACTTATTTGTAGGGAAATTACCGAAAAGATAAGAATGGAACATGAAAACAAAAAAATAGCCCAGGAACTTGAATACGAGAGATTGAAAAGCGAATTTTTGGCAAATGTTTCACACGAGTTAAAGACACCTCTAAACGTCATTTACGGAATAGTTCAGCTAATGGAGATGTTTAAAAACAAGAATGAAACGACTGAATTTGTCAACAACTTTGATAAATTTTTCCCTATTTTGAAACAAAACACATATAGGCTCTTGAGGTTAACCAACAATATTGTTGATTTAACAAAGGCAGATGCTGGCTTTTTAACGCTCAATGCTGAAAATGTAGACATTGTTTATCTTGTTGAGGAAATATGCAATTCAACAAGAAATTATTTAAGCAGCAAAAATATAGAATTGATATTTAACACCGAAGTAGAAGAAAAGGTAATAGCCTGTGATACAAACAAAATAGAAAGAGTTATTCTTAATTTATTGTCTAACGCAGTTAAATTTTCAAACAATAATGGAAGGATAGAAGTAGACATAAGGGAAATACCAGGAAAAGTTCAGTTGACAATCAGCGACAATGGTATTGGGATTCCTAAAGAAATGCTTAATGAAGTTTTTGATAGATTTAAGCTGGTTGACACAACGCTAACACGCGAGAACGAAGGAAGCGGTATTGGACTTTCTCTTGTAAAGGAATTTATAGATTTGCACGCCGGGACAATAGAAGTTGAAAGCACAGTTGGCTTGGGAACAAAATTTATTATTACCCTGCCTGACATAACATTAGAAGATGAAAGTGCAGCATCATACTCGGAGAAAAACTACCTCGAGCAGGTGCACGTAGAATTTTCAGATTTGTCTAAGTAA
- the mltG gene encoding endolytic transglycosylase MltG has translation MKKIVLIAIAVALLLSSFYFYNQYKENMKTYHKSDVYFTIKSGDTLSKITDELFNKKIIKSKTFFKLYTRYKGLDTKLKSGSYLIKAGIDIDELLKKLSSGKSDYKIITIPEGFNLHQIAQRLENNGFIKKDELLNAKISDYDKANLFDNDKKVFYELEGYLFPDTYYIPYTAQSTEVISILFNQFAKNYSQEFRNRAKELGLKNSQIITIASLIEKEAANDDERKRIAGVIYNRLRLNMPLQIDATVIYGITKGEKNIPRLYNKDYQYESVYNTYKFTGLPPGPIASPGIKSIEAALYPEEHDYLYYVYTGEGHVFSKTYQEHLKNVNKYIK, from the coding sequence ATGAAAAAAATTGTTTTAATTGCGATTGCGGTTGCTTTGTTATTGTCGTCCTTTTATTTTTATAACCAATACAAAGAAAATATGAAAACATACCATAAATCCGATGTTTATTTTACAATAAAATCAGGAGATACATTGTCAAAAATAACTGATGAATTATTTAACAAAAAAATAATTAAATCTAAAACATTCTTCAAATTATATACAAGATATAAAGGTCTTGATACTAAGCTAAAGAGCGGCAGCTATTTGATTAAAGCTGGAATTGATATCGATGAACTTCTTAAAAAATTATCATCAGGAAAATCGGATTATAAAATAATAACAATTCCGGAAGGATTTAATCTTCATCAGATTGCACAGAGGCTCGAAAACAATGGATTTATTAAAAAAGATGAGCTTTTAAACGCCAAAATTTCTGATTATGATAAGGCTAATTTATTTGATAATGATAAAAAAGTATTTTATGAACTTGAGGGGTATTTATTTCCCGACACATATTATATCCCCTATACAGCCCAAAGCACAGAGGTTATAAGCATTTTATTTAACCAATTTGCCAAAAACTACAGTCAGGAATTTAGGAACCGTGCAAAGGAGCTTGGACTTAAAAACAGCCAGATTATAACCATAGCTTCTTTAATAGAAAAGGAAGCTGCAAACGACGATGAAAGAAAAAGAATAGCTGGGGTTATTTACAATAGATTAAGGCTTAATATGCCTCTTCAAATAGATGCTACAGTCATTTACGGAATAACCAAGGGAGAAAAAAATATCCCAAGATTGTATAACAAAGATTATCAATACGAATCGGTATACAACACATATAAATTTACCGGGCTTCCACCCGGCCCAATCGCAAGCCCAGGCATTAAATCAATTGAGGCAGCACTATACCCTGAAGAGCACGATTATCTGTATTATGTTTATACCGGTGAGGGCCATGTATTCAGCAAAACTTATCAGGAACATCTAAAAAACGTTAACAAATATATTAAATAA
- a CDS encoding aldo/keto reductase codes for MLYRLLGRTNLMVSEVGFGGIPIQKLTQDEAAKVLIKAEEYGINFVDSARGYTCSEEYIGNALKGRRQKWIIATKSMARSYDDMKRDIETSLKNFRTDYIDIYQLHNIKEMSIYEQVLAEDGAYRALVEAKKQGKIGHIGITAHSLDVLKVAVESHYFETIMYPYNIIERQATDVFKRAKEKDIGVIAMKPMAGGALSDGELAVKFILKDDFISTVIPGMASIEEVVENARASGAALKQSELELCDKIANEMDNNFCRRCGYCAPCPQNIDIPFSFILRSYHQNYDLKGWAKERYAALNGHASDCRECGLCESKCPYNLPIRKMLKEVKTTFGY; via the coding sequence ATGTTATATAGATTGCTTGGAAGGACTAACTTAATGGTATCGGAAGTTGGGTTTGGAGGAATTCCGATACAAAAACTAACTCAGGATGAAGCAGCAAAAGTTTTAATTAAAGCAGAGGAGTATGGGATAAACTTTGTGGACTCAGCCAGAGGATATACTTGCAGCGAAGAATATATAGGAAATGCACTAAAGGGAAGAAGACAAAAATGGATAATTGCAACAAAATCTATGGCAAGAAGCTACGACGATATGAAAAGGGATATTGAAACTAGCTTAAAAAATTTTAGAACTGATTATATTGATATTTACCAACTGCACAATATAAAAGAAATGAGCATATACGAACAGGTTTTAGCTGAAGACGGAGCGTATAGAGCTTTAGTTGAAGCTAAAAAGCAAGGAAAGATTGGACATATTGGTATAACAGCACACAGCCTTGATGTGTTAAAGGTTGCTGTTGAGAGCCATTATTTTGAAACAATAATGTATCCATATAATATAATTGAAAGGCAGGCAACTGATGTTTTTAAACGTGCCAAAGAAAAAGATATAGGAGTTATTGCAATGAAGCCGATGGCTGGAGGGGCTCTTTCAGACGGTGAGCTTGCAGTTAAATTTATATTGAAGGATGATTTTATATCGACGGTTATTCCAGGAATGGCAAGCATAGAAGAGGTTGTTGAAAATGCAAGGGCAAGTGGTGCAGCGCTGAAACAATCTGAACTGGAACTTTGCGATAAAATAGCTAATGAAATGGACAATAATTTCTGTAGAAGGTGCGGCTACTGTGCGCCCTGCCCTCAAAATATAGATATACCATTCAGTTTCATTTTAAGGTCCTACCACCAAAACTATGACCTAAAGGGATGGGCAAAGGAAAGATATGCAGCTTTAAATGGACATGCCTCCGACTGCAGAGAATGCGGGCTTTGTGAATCCAAATGCCCATACAACCTTCCCATCAGAAAAATGCTCAAGGAAGTTAAAACCACCTTCGGTTACTAA
- a CDS encoding GNAT family N-acetyltransferase codes for MDFKALKIAWDVHKKQIRKGSDIPYIVHPIEVAIILYENGADDDILNAALLHDTIEDTKGDREILLSYLKQNFNSRVVDLILAASEPYKVQSKKVLSKEEEINTWMERKKHTIDFIKNANLDVKMLICADKLSNIRSTFKDYKRIGDRVWKKFNAGYDEQKWYYENLVKVLNDLEDKNMYKELKTLVENIFEDRNKIVQIKEASEEDKNFLKEIIKDNWGSEIIVSKGKAYNVLNLPVIIAKVGEKIQGFAAYSIENKECELVLLESVEQSKGIGGMLIEKIIQISKENNCRRLFLITTNDNIEAIKFYQKNGFKLSSVYKGAVNEARKIKPQIPLLGNYDIPIEDEIEFELIFS; via the coding sequence ATGGATTTTAAAGCACTTAAAATTGCATGGGACGTTCATAAGAAACAAATAAGAAAGGGTTCAGATATTCCCTATATTGTTCATCCTATTGAAGTGGCAATTATTTTATATGAAAATGGGGCAGACGATGATATTCTAAATGCAGCTCTTCTGCATGATACTATAGAAGATACAAAGGGAGACAGAGAGATTCTGTTATCATATCTTAAGCAAAACTTCAATTCAAGGGTAGTTGATCTCATACTTGCAGCATCAGAACCATACAAAGTTCAATCGAAAAAAGTTTTATCCAAAGAAGAAGAGATAAATACCTGGATGGAAAGAAAAAAGCATACAATAGACTTTATAAAAAATGCAAATTTAGATGTCAAGATGCTAATTTGTGCAGATAAATTGAGCAATATAAGAAGTACCTTTAAGGATTACAAACGAATAGGAGATAGGGTGTGGAAAAAATTTAATGCAGGATATGATGAACAGAAGTGGTATTATGAAAATCTAGTAAAAGTTTTAAATGATCTTGAAGATAAAAATATGTACAAAGAACTAAAAACACTTGTTGAGAATATATTTGAAGACAGAAATAAAATAGTTCAGATAAAAGAAGCTTCAGAAGAAGATAAAAATTTCCTTAAAGAAATAATAAAAGATAATTGGGGTTCAGAGATTATAGTTTCAAAAGGTAAAGCATACAATGTGCTAAATCTTCCTGTAATTATTGCCAAAGTGGGCGAAAAGATACAGGGCTTTGCTGCCTATTCAATAGAAAATAAAGAATGCGAACTTGTTTTACTAGAGAGCGTGGAACAAAGCAAAGGAATAGGAGGGATGCTGATAGAAAAAATAATTCAGATTTCAAAGGAAAATAACTGCAGAAGACTGTTCCTTATAACTACGAACGATAACATAGAAGCAATCAAATTCTATCAAAAAAATGGATTTAAATTGAGTTCAGTATATAAAGGGGCTGTAAATGAGGCTAGAAAGATAAAACCTCAAATACCTCTTTTAGGTAATTATGATATTCCAATAGAAGACGAGATAGAATTTGAGTTAATTTTTAGTTAG
- the glgB gene encoding 1,4-alpha-glucan branching protein GlgB, with protein MQRRKHSIYLSDIKRYINGEHYSAYEFLGSRLIEHNGKRGVAFCLYAPYAKEVRVVGNFNGWDGKEHKMLKVLDTGFWWLLIEGLHEGEMYKYEIIKSDGNKVLKADPYAFYSELRPNTASIVCDIDYNWNDNEWMLNRKSINYFESPMNIYEVHLGSWKMRDGEPLNYKECADELIPYLKEMGYTHIELLPIMEHPLDASWGYQITGYYAATSRYGKPQDFKYFVDRMHQNGIGVILDWVPGHFCRDEHGLYAFDGSHLYEHDDPRLGDNYDWGTANFDYGKKHVQSFLISNAMFWFEEFHIDGLRVDAVASMLYLNFGKPNLDIKNRFGGYENIDAVDFLKKLNKTIYENIDNPIMIAEESTTWPLVTYPTYEGGLGFSFKWNMGWMNDTLKYMNYDKFSRKNNHNLLTFSMMYAYSENFILPLSHDEVVHGKKSLIDKMSGDYEEKFKNLRLLYGYMMTHPGKKLLFMGGEIAQFIEWRFYSQIEWFLLKYPIHDALFRFVKELNHIYLENKSLWELDHKMEGFEWIDADNNHQSVISYIRYAKDKKDHIVVVINFSDGNYEQYKIGVPFETKYREILNSDKDIYGGSNFINSSSIKSVDDSWHGKDFSISIKLAPYSIILLKPEKE; from the coding sequence ATGCAAAGGAGAAAACATTCAATATATTTATCTGATATAAAAAGATATATAAATGGTGAGCACTATAGTGCATATGAGTTTTTAGGAAGCAGACTAATAGAGCATAACGGTAAAAGGGGAGTAGCATTTTGCCTTTATGCACCTTATGCTAAGGAAGTCAGGGTTGTTGGAAACTTCAATGGCTGGGACGGAAAAGAACATAAGATGCTTAAAGTTTTAGATACAGGCTTTTGGTGGCTATTAATCGAAGGACTACATGAAGGAGAAATGTATAAATATGAAATAATTAAGTCTGACGGGAATAAAGTTTTAAAGGCAGATCCTTATGCCTTTTATTCAGAATTAAGACCTAATACAGCTTCCATAGTATGCGATATAGACTACAACTGGAATGATAATGAATGGATGTTAAATAGAAAGAGTATCAACTATTTTGAATCGCCAATGAATATTTACGAAGTTCATCTTGGTTCATGGAAAATGAGAGACGGTGAACCTTTAAATTACAAAGAATGTGCAGATGAATTGATTCCATATCTTAAGGAAATGGGATATACCCATATAGAACTGCTTCCTATAATGGAACATCCGTTAGATGCCTCATGGGGATATCAAATAACAGGATACTATGCTGCAACTAGTAGATATGGAAAGCCACAGGATTTTAAATATTTTGTTGATAGAATGCACCAAAACGGTATAGGAGTAATACTCGACTGGGTTCCAGGGCATTTTTGCAGGGACGAGCATGGACTATACGCCTTCGATGGAAGTCATCTTTATGAGCACGACGACCCAAGGCTTGGGGACAACTACGACTGGGGAACTGCAAATTTCGATTATGGTAAAAAGCATGTTCAAAGCTTTCTTATTTCAAACGCTATGTTCTGGTTTGAAGAATTTCATATAGACGGATTAAGAGTTGATGCGGTTGCAAGCATGCTTTATCTAAACTTTGGAAAACCTAATCTTGATATTAAAAACAGATTCGGCGGATATGAAAATATTGATGCTGTAGATTTCTTGAAAAAATTAAACAAGACAATATATGAAAACATAGACAACCCCATTATGATAGCTGAAGAGTCAACTACCTGGCCTCTGGTTACATATCCAACCTATGAAGGAGGGCTGGGATTCAGCTTTAAGTGGAATATGGGATGGATGAACGACACTTTAAAATATATGAATTATGATAAATTCAGTAGAAAAAATAATCACAATCTTTTGACTTTTTCGATGATGTATGCTTATTCGGAAAACTTTATACTTCCTTTATCCCACGATGAAGTAGTCCACGGGAAAAAATCATTGATTGACAAAATGTCGGGTGATTACGAGGAAAAATTTAAAAACCTTAGGCTTTTATACGGCTATATGATGACACACCCAGGAAAGAAGCTTTTGTTTATGGGAGGCGAAATTGCACAATTTATCGAATGGAGATTTTATTCACAAATAGAATGGTTCCTTTTAAAATATCCAATTCACGACGCTCTATTTAGATTCGTAAAGGAACTCAACCATATTTATTTAGAAAACAAATCCCTATGGGAGCTCGACCACAAAATGGAGGGCTTTGAATGGATAGATGCCGATAACAACCATCAGAGCGTAATTTCGTATATCAGGTATGCAAAGGACAAAAAGGACCATATTGTAGTTGTTATTAATTTTTCAGACGGAAATTATGAACAATATAAAATAGGCGTTCCCTTTGAGACAAAATATAGGGAAATATTAAACAGTGATAAGGATATTTATGGTGGAAGTAATTTTATTAACTCAAGCAGCATAAAATCAGTAGATGATTCATGGCACGGAAAAGACTTTAGTATAAGCATTAAACTTGCGCCATATTCAATTATACTTTTAAAACCGGAGAAGGAGTGA